One genomic window of Phycisphaerales bacterium includes the following:
- a CDS encoding exodeoxyribonuclease III, producing the protein MSERWLGVIACLHSHVRILTWNINGIRSAWKKGLGDRLDEIDADVVLLQEVRALREQAPEPLIHAGKYHVVWNPAARKGYSGTALLSKNEPKRVKYGLHDGHSDGDEEGRLISASVGGLVVASVYLPSGSSGEHRQAIKERWMPEFSQWVEPLRRKRTPVLLGGDFNVAHTERDIFHWRSNQKTSGFLPHEREWVGGLFDAGWHDVIREKHGDVDGPYSWWSNRGQARALDRGWRIDYLLANRAAKKAMKDCWIDREAADGISDHAPVVADLDL; encoded by the coding sequence ATGAGCGAGCGTTGGCTCGGTGTCATCGCGTGTTTACACTCGCACGTGCGCATCCTGACCTGGAACATCAATGGCATCCGCTCGGCCTGGAAGAAGGGCCTGGGTGATCGGCTCGACGAGATCGATGCCGACGTGGTGCTCTTGCAAGAGGTGCGTGCGCTTCGCGAGCAGGCGCCCGAGCCGCTGATCCACGCGGGCAAGTACCACGTCGTCTGGAACCCGGCGGCGCGCAAGGGGTATTCGGGGACGGCGCTGCTCAGCAAGAACGAGCCAAAGCGCGTCAAGTATGGATTGCACGATGGCCACAGCGACGGCGATGAAGAGGGCCGGCTGATCTCGGCAAGCGTGGGCGGGCTGGTGGTCGCCAGCGTGTACCTGCCCTCGGGCTCTTCTGGCGAGCATCGGCAGGCGATCAAGGAACGGTGGATGCCCGAGTTCAGCCAGTGGGTGGAGCCGCTGCGGCGCAAGCGGACGCCCGTGCTGCTGGGTGGCGACTTCAACGTGGCGCACACCGAGCGGGACATCTTCCACTGGCGGAGCAACCAGAAGACCAGCGGCTTCCTGCCGCACGAGCGCGAGTGGGTGGGGGGGCTCTTCGACGCGGGGTGGCACGACGTCATCCGCGAGAAGCATGGCGACGTGGACGGCCCGTATAGCTGGTGGAGCAACCGCGGGCAGGCCCGGGCGCTCGATCGGGGCTGGCGGATCGACTATCTGCTGGCGAACCGGGCGGCGAAAAAGGCCATGAAGGATTGCTGGATCGACCGCGAAGCTGCCGATGGCATCTCCGACCACGCGCCCGTCGTGGCCGACCTTGATCTGTAA
- a CDS encoding glycine zipper domain-containing protein produces the protein MIRTTNLRKGLAAIAAIVPLALMGGCSNGTQGALSGAALGSLAGLGIGSVTGDRSDAVTIGAILGGVGGAIIGDQNARSAYRRGPSPVVYSSDPVYVDRSVYVESPPPAYFKSWGGSGHYHHQRHYYRHHAPRYQTPRYHAPRYQAPRYYGRRYDDYCR, from the coding sequence ATGATCCGCACAACGAACTTGCGAAAGGGCCTGGCGGCCATCGCGGCGATCGTGCCGCTGGCACTCATGGGCGGCTGCTCGAACGGAACCCAGGGCGCACTCTCTGGCGCAGCCCTCGGCAGCCTGGCCGGCCTGGGCATCGGCTCGGTCACCGGCGACCGCAGCGACGCCGTCACCATCGGCGCCATCCTCGGCGGCGTCGGCGGCGCCATCATCGGCGACCAGAACGCCCGATCAGCCTACCGGCGCGGGCCTTCCCCGGTCGTGTACTCCAGCGATCCGGTCTACGTCGACCGCTCGGTGTACGTCGAGTCGCCCCCGCCGGCCTACTTCAAGAGCTGGGGCGGGAGCGGCCACTACCACCATCAGCGGCACTACTACCGCCACCACGCCCCGCGATACCAAACCCCTCGGTACCACGCGCCCCGGTACCAAGCGCCTCGGTACTACGGGCGTCGGTACGACGACTACTGCCGCTGA
- a CDS encoding CIA30 family protein, whose product MNRLLASGIVALGVSSASATAQDFDMEFDRGVDGWRTVVDGVMGGLSTGRVSSPQTGIMRFSGDLSLENNGGFSQARTAVDGADFRGAEGIELEVRGDGRTYKFDVRLSNVRMMAGAYQQDFQTTEGKWETIRLPLDDFRLYSFGRLVPGAPEITPTNIESIGVSLSDKNPGPFQLEVRSIRAYGADLQASRTEGDRDLGSVATQAGLTTLLQLVEAAELTLPDEPVTIFAPTNDAFAALPPEQVEALLKPEARDTLRAILSYHVAAGTLSSSEVLSRRSIETLNGQSVAVGAEGGATVGEAGLVATDVPFDGGVVHVVDGVLMPELRSITALASETADLSTLVAAVKAAGLADQLGPENGPWTVFAPVNSAFATLPDGAVEALLEPENRQQLVGVLALHVVPGRLEARDLLGAGKTQTLAGEVIGFGIDQGTLQVNGSSIIASDIQAGNGVVHLIDAVLLPSTREVERTSAQSFNARAARLYELAIDRGVPLFNAGQHAGCAAIYEVTIESMLLLGRDQLDPRVADRLEQSLAEGEREPQAFERAWIYRRAMDVAYQSFMRAETRNASR is encoded by the coding sequence ATGAACAGGTTGCTTGCTTCGGGGATCGTGGCCCTTGGCGTGTCGTCGGCATCGGCGACGGCGCAGGACTTCGACATGGAGTTCGATCGCGGCGTGGATGGGTGGCGGACGGTCGTCGACGGCGTGATGGGCGGCCTGTCGACTGGACGCGTCTCTTCGCCGCAGACGGGCATCATGCGATTCAGTGGCGACCTGAGCCTGGAGAACAACGGCGGCTTCAGCCAGGCGCGGACGGCCGTGGACGGCGCCGACTTTCGCGGGGCCGAGGGCATCGAACTCGAGGTGCGCGGCGATGGTCGGACGTACAAGTTTGACGTTCGCCTGTCGAACGTGCGGATGATGGCCGGCGCGTACCAGCAGGACTTCCAGACGACCGAGGGAAAGTGGGAGACCATCCGCCTGCCGCTCGACGACTTCCGGCTCTACTCGTTCGGCCGACTGGTGCCGGGCGCTCCCGAGATCACGCCGACGAACATCGAGTCGATCGGCGTGTCGCTCTCGGACAAGAATCCCGGCCCGTTCCAGCTCGAGGTACGCTCGATCCGCGCCTACGGCGCCGACTTGCAGGCCTCTCGTACCGAGGGCGATCGGGACCTTGGTTCCGTTGCGACGCAGGCTGGCTTGACGACGTTGCTGCAGTTGGTCGAGGCCGCGGAGCTCACGCTGCCCGATGAACCGGTGACGATCTTCGCGCCGACGAACGACGCCTTTGCGGCGCTGCCACCCGAGCAGGTCGAGGCGTTGCTGAAGCCCGAGGCGCGCGACACGCTGCGGGCTATCTTGAGTTACCACGTGGCGGCGGGCACGCTGTCTTCGTCGGAGGTCTTGTCGCGGCGATCGATCGAGACGCTCAACGGCCAGAGCGTGGCCGTCGGCGCCGAGGGCGGCGCGACGGTGGGCGAGGCTGGGCTTGTCGCGACCGATGTGCCGTTCGATGGCGGCGTGGTGCACGTGGTCGACGGCGTGCTGATGCCCGAGCTCCGCTCGATCACGGCGCTAGCCTCGGAGACCGCCGACCTCAGCACGCTCGTGGCGGCCGTGAAGGCCGCGGGGCTGGCCGACCAGCTTGGCCCGGAGAACGGGCCTTGGACGGTCTTTGCGCCCGTGAACAGCGCGTTTGCAACGCTGCCAGACGGCGCGGTCGAGGCATTGTTGGAGCCGGAGAACCGCCAGCAGCTCGTTGGCGTCCTCGCGTTGCATGTCGTGCCGGGTCGGTTGGAGGCCCGTGACTTGCTGGGCGCTGGCAAGACGCAGACGCTGGCGGGTGAAGTCATCGGCTTTGGCATCGACCAGGGCACGCTGCAGGTCAACGGCTCGTCGATCATCGCGAGCGACATCCAGGCGGGCAACGGCGTCGTGCACCTGATCGATGCGGTGTTGCTGCCCTCGACGCGTGAGGTCGAGCGTACGTCGGCGCAGTCGTTCAACGCCCGTGCGGCCCGGCTGTACGAGTTGGCGATCGACCGCGGTGTGCCGCTGTTCAACGCGGGCCAGCACGCCGGGTGTGCCGCGATCTACGAGGTGACGATCGAGTCGATGCTGCTGCTCGGCCGCGACCAACTGGACCCGCGCGTCGCGGACCGCCTCGAGCAGAGCCTCGCCGAGGGCGAGCGTGAGCCGCAGGCGTTCGAGCGGGCATGGATCTACCGGCGAGCGATGGACGTGGCGTACCAGAGCTTCATGCGGGCCGAGACGCGGAACGCCTCCCGCTGA
- a CDS encoding sensor histidine kinase yields the protein MVPVADKLTSLAHDLNNLLDGSMRQLALARQSLDAELTASAAQELDGVRQHVNTAYQAMERMCDILHATLSGAPGGPGSPTIARGEPISLAEAAEHALAVVGPAAGEALARLEGQLEADVQSIAAGPVYPLILNGLRNAIEAVDRSGKPGTVTLSLRIEDDEADGPQVVLEIRDTGPGLDLSLSPGKLFEPGVTSKRKGFGLGLAISAEVARDMGGTLELTPSREGGAVLRARYPVPQDRGAQSIG from the coding sequence ATGGTCCCCGTGGCCGACAAGCTGACGAGCCTGGCCCACGACCTGAACAACCTGCTGGACGGGTCGATGCGGCAGCTCGCGCTCGCGCGCCAGTCGCTCGATGCAGAACTGACCGCGTCGGCAGCGCAGGAGCTCGACGGCGTGCGTCAGCACGTGAACACGGCCTACCAGGCGATGGAGCGGATGTGCGACATCCTTCATGCCACGCTGAGCGGAGCCCCGGGCGGGCCGGGCTCGCCGACGATCGCCCGCGGGGAGCCGATCTCGCTGGCCGAGGCGGCCGAGCATGCGTTGGCCGTGGTCGGTCCGGCGGCAGGCGAAGCCCTGGCCCGCCTAGAGGGCCAGCTCGAGGCCGACGTGCAGTCCATCGCGGCGGGGCCGGTGTATCCGCTGATCTTGAACGGCCTGCGCAACGCCATCGAGGCGGTCGACCGATCGGGCAAGCCGGGCACGGTCACGCTCTCGCTGCGGATCGAGGACGACGAGGCCGACGGACCGCAGGTCGTTCTGGAGATCCGCGACACGGGGCCGGGTCTTGATCTCTCGCTCTCGCCGGGCAAGCTGTTCGAGCCGGGGGTGACGAGCAAGCGCAAGGGCTTCGGGCTCGGGCTTGCCATCAGCGCCGAGGTGGCGCGCGACATGGGCGGCACGCTCGAGCTGACGCCCAGCCGCGAGGGCGGCGCCGTGCTGCGGGCCCGCTATCCCGTGCCGCAGGACCGCGGCGCCCAGAGCATCGGGTAG
- the ileS gene encoding isoleucine--tRNA ligase — MPDTTKTQHQDKKPDRKQEKNRYRQSLNLPQTDFPMRAGLVNNEPASIERWGKAGIYQKLRERRKDAPDFAFHDGPPYANGSIHLGHLTNKTLKDFVVRSQTLMGKDCPFVPGWDCHGLPIEHKVMGELVKSKKIKDLDGLDAWERRARVRAECEQYAKKYVELQSGQMIRLLTMADYDNPYLTIQPEFEKAVTEVLADLCERGLVYRALKPVHWSIANETALAEAELEYMDREDTSIYVDFEAADKEKVYDAFGIPDAERPGQMPSFMIWTTTPWTLPANLAVAVGKKFEYVLARIDGNLTVVAEALLETVAKMGNAEDVHVLAKTTGSSLVGLKYRHPFLEFTPKGQGAECKDACWTIYDAEYVTLEDGTGLVHTAPGHGAEDYDTGKRVGLPIYCPVQGNGTYDDTTPEWLAGEHIWKANDAITDRLRDSGHLFHSSKFMHSYPHDWRSKTPVIFRSTEQWFVSIDGEFTVDGDEAKSLRERSLHWVGADNPQSVDFHPAWARNRLRGMLDSRPDWCISRQRAWGLPIPAFHAKDGTAVFTPSLVREMARVFGERGSDAWFTESPGELLANWNPADDADLPDELKGLSKSELRKGEDILDVWFESGATWNAVMRHRQGVFPSELYLEGSDQHRGWFQSSLACALGSTGKPPYKAVVTHGFMVDKDGQKLSKSRGDTIEALFTKYGCDVLRWWVASLSYENDAKVDDEFFGIAGEAYRKVRNTLRFMLGNLGDFEAGDAVDLAGIEPTSIDAWALSRFDALSEDVLAAYEKYEFRTAHAKLYAFCNDTMSAVYLAAIKDRLYCDKAGNARRRRTQTALHRIADGLCRLLAPILPHTADEAFRALHRVGADDVETCVHLETALPASGIAADDRWAKVMDLRDQALAAIEVARGSASEGGMDIDNPLDAWVTLPSPDGLLGGFEPTDLADLLGVSKVEVGSGEISVADKRSEVRCERSWKRDGTVKERSDGGMLSDRDAEALGVA; from the coding sequence ATGCCGGACACGACCAAGACCCAGCACCAAGACAAGAAGCCCGACCGCAAGCAGGAAAAGAACCGATACCGACAGAGCCTGAACCTGCCGCAGACCGACTTTCCGATGCGCGCGGGGCTGGTGAACAACGAGCCGGCGAGCATCGAGCGGTGGGGCAAGGCCGGCATCTACCAGAAGCTGCGGGAGCGGCGGAAGGACGCGCCCGACTTTGCCTTCCACGACGGCCCGCCCTACGCCAACGGCTCGATCCACCTGGGCCACCTGACCAACAAGACGCTCAAGGACTTCGTCGTCCGCAGCCAGACGCTCATGGGCAAGGACTGCCCGTTCGTGCCGGGGTGGGACTGCCACGGCCTGCCCATCGAGCACAAGGTGATGGGCGAGCTGGTCAAGAGCAAGAAGATCAAGGATCTCGACGGGCTCGACGCCTGGGAGCGGCGAGCGCGCGTGCGCGCCGAGTGCGAGCAGTATGCCAAGAAGTACGTCGAGCTGCAGAGCGGGCAGATGATCCGCCTGCTCACGATGGCCGACTACGACAACCCGTACCTGACCATCCAGCCCGAGTTCGAGAAGGCCGTGACCGAGGTGCTGGCCGACCTGTGCGAGCGCGGCTTGGTGTATCGCGCCCTCAAGCCGGTGCACTGGTCGATCGCCAACGAGACGGCGTTGGCCGAGGCCGAGCTGGAGTACATGGACCGCGAGGACACGTCGATCTACGTCGACTTCGAGGCGGCTGACAAGGAGAAGGTCTACGACGCCTTCGGCATCCCCGATGCCGAGCGGCCGGGCCAGATGCCCAGCTTCATGATCTGGACGACGACGCCCTGGACGCTGCCGGCGAACCTGGCCGTGGCGGTGGGCAAGAAGTTTGAGTACGTGCTGGCGCGCATCGATGGCAATCTCACGGTCGTCGCCGAGGCGCTGCTCGAGACGGTCGCCAAGATGGGCAACGCCGAGGACGTGCACGTGCTGGCGAAGACGACCGGCTCGTCGCTGGTCGGCCTGAAGTATCGCCACCCATTCCTGGAATTTACGCCCAAGGGCCAGGGCGCCGAGTGCAAGGACGCGTGCTGGACGATCTACGACGCCGAGTACGTCACGCTCGAGGACGGCACGGGCCTGGTGCACACAGCGCCGGGCCACGGCGCCGAGGACTACGACACGGGCAAGCGCGTGGGGTTGCCGATCTACTGCCCGGTGCAGGGCAACGGCACGTACGACGACACGACGCCCGAGTGGCTCGCGGGCGAGCACATCTGGAAGGCCAACGACGCCATCACCGACAGGCTGCGCGACAGCGGGCACCTGTTCCATAGCTCGAAGTTCATGCACAGCTACCCGCACGACTGGCGGAGCAAAACGCCGGTGATCTTCCGCAGCACCGAGCAGTGGTTCGTGAGCATCGACGGCGAGTTCACCGTCGATGGCGATGAGGCCAAGTCCCTGCGCGAGCGTTCGCTGCACTGGGTCGGCGCGGACAATCCGCAGAGCGTCGACTTCCACCCCGCCTGGGCGCGGAACCGATTGCGGGGCATGCTCGACAGCCGGCCCGACTGGTGCATCAGCCGCCAGCGGGCGTGGGGGTTGCCGATCCCGGCGTTCCATGCGAAGGACGGCACGGCGGTGTTCACGCCCAGCCTGGTGCGCGAGATGGCGCGCGTGTTCGGCGAGCGCGGCAGCGACGCGTGGTTTACCGAGAGTCCCGGCGAGCTGCTGGCGAACTGGAACCCGGCCGACGACGCCGACCTGCCCGACGAGCTGAAGGGCCTGAGCAAGAGCGAGCTGCGCAAGGGCGAGGACATCCTCGACGTGTGGTTCGAGAGCGGCGCGACGTGGAACGCCGTGATGCGGCATCGCCAAGGCGTGTTCCCCAGCGAGCTGTACCTGGAGGGCAGCGACCAGCACCGCGGATGGTTCCAGTCGAGCCTGGCGTGTGCGCTTGGGTCGACGGGCAAGCCGCCCTACAAGGCGGTCGTCACGCACGGCTTCATGGTCGACAAGGACGGCCAGAAGCTCAGCAAGAGCCGGGGCGACACGATCGAGGCGCTGTTCACCAAGTACGGCTGCGACGTGCTGCGGTGGTGGGTGGCCTCGCTCAGCTACGAGAACGACGCCAAGGTCGACGACGAGTTCTTCGGCATCGCCGGCGAGGCCTACCGCAAGGTGCGCAACACGCTGCGGTTCATGCTCGGCAACCTCGGCGACTTCGAGGCGGGCGACGCGGTCGACCTGGCGGGCATCGAGCCGACGAGCATCGACGCGTGGGCGTTGTCGCGGTTCGACGCGCTCAGCGAGGACGTGCTGGCGGCGTACGAGAAGTACGAGTTCCGCACGGCCCATGCGAAGCTGTACGCCTTCTGCAACGACACGATGAGCGCGGTGTACCTCGCGGCCATCAAGGACCGGCTGTACTGCGATAAGGCGGGCAACGCCCGCCGCCGGCGCACGCAGACGGCCCTGCACCGCATCGCCGACGGGCTGTGCCGCCTGCTGGCACCCATCCTGCCGCATACGGCCGACGAGGCGTTCCGCGCCCTGCACCGGGTGGGGGCCGACGACGTCGAGACGTGCGTGCACCTGGAGACCGCCCTGCCCGCGAGTGGCATCGCCGCCGACGACCGCTGGGCGAAGGTCATGGACCTGCGCGACCAGGCGCTGGCGGCCATCGAGGTCGCCCGCGGCTCGGCGAGCGAGGGCGGCATGGACATCGACAATCCGTTGGACGCCTGGGTCACGCTGCCCAGCCCGGACGGCCTGCTCGGGGGCTTCGAGCCGACGGACCTGGCCGACCTGCTGGGCGTGAGCAAGGTCGAGGTCGGCTCGGGCGAGATCTCGGTCGCCGACAAGCGGAGCGAGGTCCGGTGCGAGCGGTCGTGGAAGCGCGACGGCACGGTGAAGGAGCGATCCGACGGCGGCATGCTGAGCGATCGCGACGCCGAGGCCTTGGGCGTCGCATAG
- a CDS encoding DUF1643 domain-containing protein, with protein MSAVFSRCGRYRYRLDRIVDPAASKTVAWVMLNPSTADANSDDQTLRRVRGFSASACKGVGRIVVVNLYAFRATNPADLVESGDCEGPTTLATSRLRSMRPTA; from the coding sequence ATGTCGGCGGTGTTCTCGCGTTGCGGTCGGTATCGCTACCGGCTCGATCGGATCGTCGATCCGGCGGCCAGCAAGACGGTCGCGTGGGTCATGCTGAATCCCAGTACGGCCGATGCGAACAGCGATGACCAGACCCTCCGACGCGTGCGAGGATTCAGTGCCTCGGCGTGCAAGGGCGTCGGCCGCATCGTGGTCGTCAACCTCTACGCGTTCCGTGCGACCAATCCCGCCGACCTGGTTGAATCTGGGGACTGCGAAGGCCCGACAACGCTCGCTACGTCGAGGCTGCGCTCGATGAGGCCGACCGCGTGA
- the rarD gene encoding EamA family transporter RarD: MAPAAPPATTATSPAAGVGFGLIAYVWWGSVVPIYINALTRDEWATSAIELVAQRVIFGIPVLLLLLAATRRLSELKAALTEASRFRALLLSAVLIAINWFAFIYSVATERLIDASLGYYITPLVSIALGVVLLGERPRKPQVVAILLALASVVVLTIDRGGLPWIAVTLALSFGFYGLVRKRAHTKAAPGLCVEMIVMLPAAVGIYAWLFANGTEQITEGPPLRTTFMLLGGVMVTVPLVAFAAAAHRLRLATLGMLQYLAPTGQFVLAIIYGQELDAVTLAAFGLIWTALVLYSVDAWRWGQKNRKPAR; this comes from the coding sequence ATGGCCCCCGCCGCTCCGCCAGCAACAACCGCCACAAGCCCCGCCGCGGGCGTCGGCTTCGGCCTCATTGCCTACGTCTGGTGGGGCAGCGTGGTACCAATCTACATCAACGCGCTCACTCGCGACGAGTGGGCGACGTCGGCCATCGAGCTCGTCGCCCAGCGCGTGATCTTCGGCATCCCCGTCTTGCTCCTGCTGCTCGCCGCCACCCGTAGGCTCTCCGAGCTCAAGGCCGCGCTGACCGAAGCCTCTCGATTCCGAGCGTTGCTGCTCAGCGCCGTGCTCATCGCGATCAACTGGTTCGCGTTCATCTACTCCGTCGCCACCGAACGGCTCATCGACGCGAGCCTGGGCTACTACATCACGCCGCTGGTCTCGATCGCACTGGGGGTCGTGCTTCTAGGTGAGCGGCCCCGCAAGCCGCAGGTCGTCGCGATCCTCCTGGCGCTTGCCTCGGTCGTGGTGCTCACGATCGATCGCGGCGGCCTGCCGTGGATCGCCGTCACGCTCGCGCTGAGCTTCGGGTTCTACGGCCTCGTCCGCAAGCGCGCCCACACCAAGGCGGCGCCCGGATTGTGTGTCGAGATGATCGTCATGCTGCCCGCGGCCGTCGGCATCTACGCCTGGCTCTTCGCCAACGGCACCGAGCAAATCACCGAGGGCCCGCCGCTGCGCACCACGTTTATGCTGCTGGGCGGCGTCATGGTGACCGTGCCGCTCGTCGCGTTCGCCGCCGCGGCGCACCGGCTGCGCCTCGCCACGCTGGGCATGCTGCAATACCTCGCACCAACAGGCCAGTTCGTGCTGGCCATCATCTACGGACAAGAGCTCGACGCCGTCACGCTCGCCGCGTTCGGCCTCATCTGGACGGCGCTCGTGCTCTACAGCGTCGACGCGTGGCGATGGGGGCAGAAGAACCGCAAGCCTGCCCGATGA
- a CDS encoding NADH-quinone oxidoreductase subunit C, whose protein sequence is MPDEPRTPTLDHPNFKAVKDAFPGAKLSGTEFRGQSSLIVEPKDAHAVLAFLKNDRGYDFLSEVTAADYLNYPGDTPGRFGVIYNMINTQSEDRFFVKTYVDPSLPTDGIEEDPALVVDSVTDIWPGAEWPEREVFDMYGIRFTGHPDLRRILTWEAYPAHPLRKDYPVRGRGERESYRIVDRSDA, encoded by the coding sequence ATGCCCGACGAGCCCCGCACGCCCACGCTCGACCACCCGAACTTCAAGGCCGTCAAGGACGCCTTCCCCGGCGCCAAGCTCAGCGGCACGGAGTTCCGCGGCCAGTCGTCGCTAATCGTGGAGCCCAAGGACGCGCACGCCGTCCTGGCGTTCCTCAAGAACGACCGCGGCTACGACTTCCTCTCCGAGGTCACCGCGGCCGACTACCTGAACTACCCCGGCGACACGCCCGGCCGCTTCGGCGTGATCTACAACATGATCAACACGCAGAGCGAGGACCGCTTCTTCGTGAAGACCTACGTCGACCCCTCGCTGCCGACCGACGGCATCGAAGAAGATCCGGCCCTCGTGGTCGACAGCGTCACCGACATCTGGCCCGGGGCCGAATGGCCCGAGCGCGAGGTGTTCGACATGTACGGCATCCGCTTCACGGGCCACCCCGACCTGCGTCGCATCCTGACGTGGGAGGCCTACCCCGCCCACCCGCTGCGCAAGGACTATCCGGTGCGCGGGCGCGGCGAGCGCGAGAGCTACCGGATCGTCGATCGCAGCGATGCGTAG
- a CDS encoding sigma-54 dependent transcriptional regulator translates to MPTEVASAPSTKSTGTHKVLVIDDDPIIAESLAEFLVREGYEAATAFDAAEAMEALAEAEQHTDGPSRVPHPFDLAICDVSMPGMGGMDLLAHIQKEHDAAVIMLTGYGTIESAVEALRLGASDYLTKPVVDSELRVSLERALGQHKLLSENRRLKQQLAGRYGLEGIVGRDHRVQRIFELIEAVAPSRTTVLMTGESGVGKSLIARAIHQNSPRRNEAFVEISCGSIPETLLESELFGHVKGAFTGAHADKAGRFLAADGGTLFLDEINSASPAMQLKLLRVLQERRFEPVGSNETIEVDTRVVLASNQDLEALVAEGKFRQDLYYRINVVKIEIPPLRDRVNDVPMLAEHFLKQHAEELGKALLGFSDEALDALRRYGYPGNVRELQNIVERAAVLTRTPTIALHDLPPQVIENVAGPLMPASMRPAEPEAEAPWTPMPLADAMREPEKRIILRALKANDWNRQATADDLAINRTTLYKKMKSLGLDGPEPA, encoded by the coding sequence ATGCCCACCGAAGTCGCGTCAGCGCCGAGCACGAAGTCCACCGGCACGCACAAGGTGCTGGTGATCGACGACGATCCGATCATCGCCGAGAGCCTGGCCGAGTTTCTCGTGCGCGAGGGGTACGAGGCGGCGACGGCGTTCGACGCCGCCGAGGCGATGGAGGCGCTGGCCGAGGCCGAGCAGCACACCGACGGCCCGAGCCGCGTGCCGCACCCTTTCGACCTGGCGATCTGCGACGTGTCGATGCCCGGGATGGGCGGGATGGACCTGCTCGCCCACATCCAGAAGGAGCACGACGCGGCGGTCATCATGCTGACCGGCTACGGCACCATCGAGTCGGCCGTGGAAGCGCTGCGGCTGGGCGCTAGCGATTACCTTACCAAGCCGGTGGTCGATAGCGAGCTCCGTGTTTCGCTCGAACGCGCACTGGGTCAGCACAAGCTGCTGAGCGAGAACCGCCGGCTGAAGCAGCAGCTCGCCGGTCGCTACGGGCTCGAGGGCATCGTGGGACGCGACCATCGCGTGCAGCGCATCTTCGAGCTGATCGAGGCCGTTGCGCCGAGCCGGACGACCGTGCTCATGACCGGCGAGAGCGGCGTGGGCAAGAGCCTGATCGCGCGCGCCATCCACCAGAACAGCCCGAGGCGGAACGAGGCGTTCGTCGAGATCTCGTGTGGCTCGATTCCCGAGACGCTGCTGGAGAGCGAGCTCTTCGGCCACGTCAAGGGCGCCTTCACGGGTGCGCACGCGGACAAGGCCGGGCGATTCCTGGCGGCGGACGGCGGCACGCTCTTCCTCGACGAGATCAACAGCGCGAGCCCGGCCATGCAGCTCAAGCTGCTGCGGGTGCTGCAGGAGCGTCGGTTCGAGCCGGTGGGCAGCAACGAGACGATCGAGGTCGACACGCGCGTGGTGCTGGCGAGCAACCAGGACCTGGAGGCGCTGGTGGCCGAGGGCAAGTTCCGCCAAGACCTGTACTACCGCATCAACGTCGTGAAGATCGAGATCCCGCCGCTGCGGGACCGCGTGAACGACGTCCCGATGCTGGCCGAGCACTTCCTGAAGCAGCACGCCGAGGAGCTCGGCAAGGCACTGCTGGGCTTCAGCGACGAGGCGCTAGATGCCCTGCGTCGCTACGGCTATCCGGGCAACGTGCGGGAACTGCAGAACATCGTCGAGCGCGCCGCCGTGCTGACGCGGACGCCGACCATCGCGCTGCACGACCTGCCGCCGCAGGTCATCGAGAACGTGGCGGGGCCGCTGATGCCCGCGTCGATGCGGCCGGCCGAGCCCGAGGCCGAGGCGCCGTGGACGCCCATGCCGCTGGCCGACGCGATGCGCGAGCCGGAGAAGCGGATCATCCTTCGGGCGCTGAAGGCGAACGACTGGAACCGGCAGGCGACGGCCGACGACCTGGCGATCAACCGCACCACGCTCTATAAGAAGATGAAGTCGCTCGGACTCGACGGCCCGGAGCCCGCCTAG